Proteins encoded in a region of the Pseudothermotoga elfii DSM 9442 = NBRC 107921 genome:
- a CDS encoding TldD/PmbA family protein, with protein sequence MRGENFYRNFFRLMNEHFVDIKFLAVISNVESALTRFANSRIHQNVFERKNNVSVLATKDNKVAIATSNDLTTSGLRSIKEKLQGMLESSTPLDYQFKLPEPTIGYPLDNVTEDAKNFSPEMRASIFDKILHACGEDIQAFGYVSDNVTENSVISSNGMFIYHAYSSFSFNFVAVKDSASGYVSSSAKNIADLDVEKKAQRAVEFAKMSGESIEIEPGLYTVILGPEAVADLFFYFSYVCTNGYMHELKMSPSTRFLGQKIGPDDLNVYDDPFHPVQIPFAYDLCGKKREKTPVIENGIFKNVFYSHGAALRFGKSPTGHTISLEDMDFAMPVNLVVEGGDSSLEDMIAQTKEGIYINRFHYMNVVDPYEAMFTGMTRDGTFLIENGQLTRAVKNMRFNVKFFEFTQNIEAISKQIESTSGEYFPAVAPFMKVRNFNFTSKTA encoded by the coding sequence ATGAGAGGGGAAAATTTTTACAGAAATTTCTTTAGATTGATGAATGAACATTTTGTCGATATTAAATTTCTTGCTGTCATTTCGAATGTCGAGTCGGCTCTGACCAGATTTGCAAACAGTAGAATCCATCAGAATGTTTTTGAAAGAAAGAATAATGTGAGCGTCCTTGCCACAAAAGATAATAAAGTTGCGATTGCCACAAGCAACGATTTAACCACATCAGGCTTGAGATCTATCAAAGAAAAACTTCAAGGAATGCTTGAAAGTTCAACGCCTCTGGATTATCAATTTAAGCTCCCGGAGCCAACGATAGGTTATCCATTAGACAATGTTACAGAAGATGCAAAAAACTTTTCTCCCGAAATGCGGGCTTCTATCTTTGATAAAATTCTTCATGCTTGCGGTGAAGATATTCAAGCTTTTGGCTATGTGAGTGACAATGTAACGGAAAATTCGGTCATATCTTCGAATGGGATGTTTATCTATCATGCTTACTCAAGTTTTAGTTTTAATTTTGTAGCTGTAAAAGATTCTGCTAGTGGATACGTTTCTTCTTCGGCAAAAAATATTGCCGATCTCGATGTTGAAAAAAAGGCTCAGAGAGCGGTTGAGTTTGCAAAGATGTCTGGTGAATCCATTGAGATTGAACCAGGGCTTTATACGGTTATACTTGGCCCTGAAGCGGTGGCTGATCTTTTCTTTTATTTCTCCTATGTGTGCACAAATGGGTATATGCACGAACTTAAAATGAGTCCATCAACAAGATTTCTGGGGCAGAAGATTGGTCCAGATGATTTGAATGTTTACGATGATCCTTTTCATCCTGTACAAATACCATTTGCGTATGATCTGTGTGGCAAAAAGAGAGAAAAGACACCTGTTATTGAAAATGGTATTTTCAAGAATGTGTTTTATTCACATGGGGCTGCTCTGAGATTCGGCAAAAGCCCTACAGGGCACACGATTTCACTTGAAGATATGGATTTTGCCATGCCAGTTAATCTTGTTGTTGAGGGTGGTGACAGTTCGCTGGAAGATATGATTGCGCAAACGAAAGAAGGAATATACATAAACAGATTCCATTATATGAACGTTGTGGATCCGTATGAAGCCATGTTCACTGGAATGACAAGAGATGGGACATTCCTCATAGAAAATGGGCAGCTTACCAGGGCTGTTAAAAACATGAGATTTAACGTCAAATTCTTTGAGTTTACTCAAAACATTGAGGCAATATCAAAGCAAATAGAATCAACAAGCGGGGAGTATTTCCCGGCAGTTGCTCCTTTCATGAAAGTAAGAAATTTCAACTTTACTTCCAAAACGGCTTAA
- a CDS encoding TldD/PmbA family protein, whose protein sequence is MQEKLQKILQYLTNKGARYADARYEEHLQQEIFVENGTLKTLTNNFSAGTGVKALLKNGWGFAATDERGDSALERIADEALEIAEASNKRANKEVKLAEEPVHKDKFRSPYEKDPFEISEKEKIELLRHATLKAKEIEGVIRATGSMFFKKIRKLFVSSEGSVIEQEIVISGAGISAQAIGEGGFQARSYPTSFGGDHSTKGWEFIQKMNLIEHAPKIAREAVELVNAPEIEPGEYDVVISGNQLALQVHESCGHPVELDRVMGSELSFAGGSFLSLEKLNKLRYGSDYVTITADATIPGGLGSFGYDDEGVEAQRSYIVKNGLFVGYLMDRQTAAEIGLRSNGAARADSWSHLPIIRMTNINLMPGKYTLEELISGIDYGFLLDTNKSWSIDDLRLNFQFATEIAYEIKSGKLTGRIFKNPVYYDITPQFWNKCDGVANEDFWHVWGVPNCGKGQPMQVMHVGHGTSPARFRKIKVGVRK, encoded by the coding sequence GTGCAAGAAAAACTACAGAAAATTCTGCAATATCTCACAAACAAGGGGGCGAGATATGCGGATGCAAGGTATGAAGAGCATCTTCAGCAGGAAATTTTTGTTGAAAATGGAACTCTGAAAACATTGACTAACAATTTCAGCGCAGGAACAGGTGTTAAAGCACTACTAAAAAACGGATGGGGATTCGCTGCTACTGATGAGCGAGGAGATTCTGCGCTCGAGCGAATAGCGGATGAAGCTTTGGAAATAGCCGAAGCTTCGAACAAACGCGCTAATAAAGAGGTAAAGCTTGCCGAGGAACCTGTGCACAAAGATAAATTTAGATCTCCTTATGAGAAAGATCCTTTTGAAATTTCTGAAAAAGAGAAAATTGAACTTCTCAGGCATGCCACCTTAAAAGCGAAAGAAATTGAAGGCGTGATTAGGGCGACGGGATCAATGTTTTTCAAGAAGATCAGGAAATTGTTCGTGAGTAGCGAAGGTTCTGTAATTGAACAGGAGATAGTTATTTCCGGAGCAGGTATTTCTGCCCAGGCAATAGGCGAAGGAGGTTTTCAAGCAAGGTCGTATCCAACAAGCTTTGGTGGAGATCATTCAACAAAAGGCTGGGAGTTTATACAGAAAATGAATTTGATTGAACATGCACCAAAGATTGCCCGTGAAGCTGTCGAACTTGTGAATGCGCCGGAGATAGAGCCGGGGGAATATGACGTGGTGATCAGCGGAAATCAGCTTGCCCTGCAGGTACATGAATCCTGTGGCCACCCTGTAGAGCTTGACAGAGTCATGGGTTCAGAGTTGAGTTTTGCTGGCGGGAGTTTTCTGAGCCTTGAGAAATTGAATAAACTGAGGTATGGTAGTGATTATGTCACAATTACTGCTGATGCAACTATTCCAGGTGGACTTGGTAGTTTCGGTTATGATGATGAGGGTGTTGAAGCACAGAGATCATATATAGTGAAAAATGGGCTTTTTGTTGGTTATTTGATGGATAGACAGACTGCGGCAGAGATAGGATTGAGATCTAACGGTGCAGCAAGAGCTGATAGCTGGTCTCATTTACCTATAATAAGGATGACAAATATAAATCTGATGCCAGGAAAATACACGCTGGAAGAACTCATTTCCGGTATTGATTATGGATTTCTGCTGGATACAAACAAAAGCTGGTCGATAGATGATCTGAGATTGAATTTTCAATTTGCTACAGAAATTGCCTATGAAATAAAATCGGGTAAGCTTACCGGGAGAATTTTCAAAAATCCAGTATATTACGATATAACGCCGCAGTTCTGGAATAAATGCGACGGAGTGGCCAATGAGGATTTTTGGCACGTTTGGGGTGTACCAAATTGCGGTAAAGGTCAACCAATGCAGGTTATGCATGTTGGCCACGGAACATCGCCTGCAAGATTTAGAAAAATAAAGGTAGGTGTTCGAAAATGA
- a CDS encoding MFS transporter, whose protein sequence is MNQLFGGVYLTGYFLWMGASPFLIGLFGSIPSLASALQILPLLFAHRLNSRKQLIVPLMWIARTGIATFALFPILKGGLFLSYAMYMYIQIAGAISSPLWQSWMADLVPKHSIGSYFGLRNFVLGVVQIPAMFIAGIVLDALGENTKGFSVLFLLAGLAGFLNGYLLKIQHEPVYRIRESSIGPMTSFKLLMHNKQFKNLMLSFAIWYFAVGFGSVYINVMLLKEIQFSYLQVSILNAVAMFIGTLFQPFWGKAGDKYGFQNFLKMCIWVQAFLILFWGLTPKSFLYVFLLQIFIGIFVTAGSSQLIFYTLMYIAPADLRTEAFSIFNSFSNIALTLGSLISGIIVSSLSNFGFKVFYLDVTSIRLTMFISFCLRILAAYTMSKADLGSARKVPFFELVRESFTTAIIPWMRSWTNIWRKSK, encoded by the coding sequence ATAAATCAGCTTTTTGGTGGAGTTTACCTGACCGGTTATTTTCTATGGATGGGAGCTTCTCCATTTTTGATAGGTTTGTTTGGCTCTATTCCTTCACTTGCAAGCGCTCTTCAAATACTCCCTCTTCTTTTTGCCCACAGGTTAAACTCAAGAAAACAATTGATCGTTCCCTTAATGTGGATTGCAAGGACTGGTATAGCAACTTTTGCACTTTTCCCTATTCTCAAAGGAGGTTTATTTCTTTCTTACGCCATGTACATGTACATCCAGATAGCAGGTGCAATATCTTCACCGCTCTGGCAGAGTTGGATGGCCGATCTCGTACCTAAGCACTCTATAGGCAGTTATTTTGGGCTCAGAAATTTTGTTCTTGGAGTAGTACAGATACCAGCAATGTTTATAGCTGGTATTGTTCTGGATGCGCTGGGAGAAAACACAAAAGGATTCAGTGTTCTATTTTTACTTGCCGGTCTGGCAGGTTTTCTGAACGGATATCTTCTGAAAATTCAGCATGAACCTGTATACAGAATTCGAGAAAGCTCTATTGGCCCTATGACCTCATTTAAACTCCTTATGCATAATAAGCAATTCAAAAATCTCATGTTGAGCTTTGCTATCTGGTATTTTGCTGTTGGCTTTGGTTCAGTCTATATAAATGTTATGCTGCTCAAAGAAATTCAATTTAGCTACCTTCAGGTAAGTATTTTAAATGCTGTTGCAATGTTTATCGGCACGCTGTTTCAACCATTCTGGGGAAAAGCAGGTGACAAATACGGTTTTCAAAATTTTCTGAAAATGTGCATCTGGGTTCAGGCTTTTTTGATTCTTTTCTGGGGTCTGACTCCAAAATCTTTTCTTTATGTATTCTTGCTGCAAATATTTATCGGCATTTTCGTAACTGCTGGTTCAAGTCAGCTTATTTTTTATACATTAATGTACATCGCGCCAGCTGATCTAAGAACTGAGGCATTTTCCATTTTCAACAGTTTTTCTAACATTGCTCTGACGCTTGGTTCTCTGATCTCTGGAATTATCGTGTCTTCTCTTTCAAATTTTGGCTTTAAGGTCTTCTATCTGGATGTTACCTCCATCAGGTTGACTATGTTTATCTCATTTTGCCTCCGGATTCTCGCAGCATATACAATGTCCAAAGCAGATCTTGGATCAGCAAGAAAAGTTCCTTTCTTTGAGCTGGTACGAGAATCTTTCACAACAGCTATCATTCCGTGGATGAGAAGCTGGACGAATATCTGGAGAAAAAGCAAATGA
- a CDS encoding class II fructose-bisphosphate aldolase, whose product MKKRALSPLLFYKLTGITGTSSGTINFAFANESSSMASKISKMRFGKINIGTVLKTVYVKKIREILQNKPELKDQIILLKDASCAVTEMVKHKIKLLNSNQRI is encoded by the coding sequence ATGAAAAAGCGGGCATTAAGCCCGCTTTTATTTTACAAACTCACTGGCATTACTGGAACATCTTCTGGTACGATCAACTTTGCCTTTGCAAATGAGTCGAGTAGCATGGCGTCAAAGATCAGCAAAATGAGATTTGGAAAGATAAACATAGGTACAGTTTTGAAAACAGTTTACGTGAAGAAGATAAGAGAGATATTGCAAAACAAACCGGAGTTGAAAGACCAAATTATACTGTTAAAAGACGCATCTTGTGCTGTAACTGAAATGGTCAAACACAAGATAAAGTTGCTCAACAGTAATCAGAGAATATGA
- a CDS encoding beta-N-acetylhexosaminidase → MLPRPKKITILNDIFEIPVEGKIFTLPESFKLAAFLKDELTRYGKRFLLTGFNDKSTTIKIILNPNMVSHSQGYKIKITPNGIVLMAKTTQGIFYSLQSLIQLMREYECRIPTMIIEDEPDFENRGFMLDISRDRIPNMDTLKKIVDILAELKYNQFQLYTEHTFAYSKHELVWRDYTPLTSEEIQELDNYCRERFIELVPNQNSFGHLGKWLKHDQYKYLAECPDGFITPWGEKYGPFSLSPAVPETLNFLSELFDELLPNFTSTKVNIGADETYDLGLGKSKELCEKYGKGRVYLDFLLKIHQILNRHGKTVMFWGDIIKNYPELVAQLPDNTIALLWGYEGDHPYDEECKLFATKGVAFYVCPGTSTWDSFTGRSDNALANIKNALVNGKKYNSIGFLLTDWGDNGHHQHLPFSMISLGYAASLGWNLSENLMDDELLKKINTHVFKTRLSIAESVYNLGTIYKRIKLKLHNTSPYFISLVFPHRISKYLNEIDDEDIKNTEDAIEIVNTTVHNLSEFMAETKSESEKLTILQIINNAEMLALGMESLILIKQNGNISLIPEERKTYLKQKLEQITEQYRTLWPILNREGGLNYSVEKLSQISKYL, encoded by the coding sequence ATGCTACCTCGTCCGAAGAAAATCACTATACTAAACGATATTTTTGAAATTCCAGTTGAAGGTAAGATTTTCACCCTGCCAGAATCCTTTAAACTTGCTGCATTTTTAAAAGATGAGCTGACCAGATACGGGAAAAGATTCTTACTCACAGGTTTTAACGATAAATCTACAACGATAAAAATCATCTTGAATCCAAACATGGTATCACATTCACAGGGTTATAAAATCAAAATAACACCCAATGGAATCGTTTTGATGGCAAAAACGACTCAAGGTATTTTCTACAGCCTGCAATCTCTAATTCAATTAATGAGAGAATATGAATGTAGAATACCCACGATGATCATAGAAGATGAACCAGATTTCGAGAATCGTGGATTTATGTTGGATATAAGCAGAGATAGGATACCAAATATGGACACATTAAAAAAAATAGTAGACATATTGGCTGAACTCAAATACAACCAATTTCAACTCTATACAGAACACACATTTGCTTACAGTAAGCATGAATTAGTTTGGAGAGATTATACACCACTTACCTCAGAAGAAATACAAGAACTAGATAATTATTGCAGAGAAAGATTTATCGAACTTGTCCCAAACCAAAATTCATTCGGGCATCTCGGTAAATGGCTTAAACACGATCAATACAAATATCTCGCGGAATGTCCAGATGGTTTCATAACTCCTTGGGGAGAAAAGTACGGACCGTTTTCTCTCTCTCCAGCCGTACCAGAAACATTGAATTTCTTGAGTGAACTGTTTGACGAACTTCTTCCCAACTTTACAAGTACCAAGGTTAATATCGGAGCCGATGAAACGTACGATCTTGGCTTGGGAAAATCAAAAGAATTGTGTGAAAAATATGGAAAAGGAAGGGTATATCTCGATTTTCTGCTAAAAATCCATCAAATATTGAACAGACATGGCAAAACTGTGATGTTTTGGGGGGATATCATAAAGAATTACCCAGAACTTGTGGCACAGTTACCAGATAACACAATTGCATTGCTCTGGGGTTACGAAGGTGATCATCCATACGATGAGGAATGCAAATTATTTGCAACCAAAGGTGTGGCGTTTTATGTTTGCCCAGGTACTTCTACCTGGGATTCTTTCACCGGTAGGAGCGATAATGCTCTTGCAAATATCAAAAACGCCTTGGTAAATGGCAAAAAGTACAATTCTATTGGTTTTTTATTAACAGATTGGGGTGATAATGGTCATCATCAACACCTCCCATTTTCTATGATAAGCCTTGGTTATGCAGCATCATTGGGTTGGAACCTATCGGAGAATTTGATGGATGATGAATTACTGAAAAAAATTAACACTCATGTGTTCAAAACAAGGCTTTCCATAGCAGAATCAGTCTACAATCTTGGTACAATTTACAAGCGCATAAAACTCAAATTGCACAATACAAGTCCATACTTCATATCACTCGTATTTCCACACAGAATATCGAAATACTTGAACGAAATCGATGATGAAGACATTAAAAATACCGAGGATGCAATAGAAATTGTAAACACGACTGTTCATAATTTATCTGAATTTATGGCAGAAACAAAATCTGAATCTGAAAAGCTCACCATTTTGCAGATCATTAATAATGCTGAAATGTTAGCCTTGGGGATGGAATCATTGATACTTATAAAGCAGAATGGAAATATCTCGTTGATACCAGAGGAGAGAAAAACCTACCTAAAGCAAAAATTAGAACAGATAACTGAACAGTACAGAACTCTCTGGCCTATCTTAAACAGAGAAGGTGGTTTAAACTACAGTGTAGAAAAACTGTCTCAGATATCAAAATATCTTTGA
- a CDS encoding N-acetylglucosamine kinase → MRFLGVDAGGTKTRLALCDENGIIISSVSGGPGNHLDIGIEKLMETISECLKNMKQNSNEVDACVLGLSGAGFSKKSCDKLCELMKSVIPARKLMVVNDCLIALMGSLGHIRKSGAIIVAGTGSMIVGIDENGNIYRAGGWGHIIGDIWSAYGIAFEAVKEVMRYWENRGEFTDLVQYVEEILNLHCVDDVLRYFYVDKHPKSHLASFAPFVLKCARENDHVARMIVQRSVEELINATESILKSIHSDFLSYTGGLFEEPYFFNSVQESVKRNFGISLQEPYLPPVGGALMMAIKLISSVKNEVVQNLRDQFRNN, encoded by the coding sequence ATGAGATTTCTTGGAGTAGATGCTGGTGGAACTAAAACTCGACTAGCCTTATGTGATGAAAACGGGATAATAATCTCTTCCGTTTCAGGAGGACCAGGAAACCATCTTGACATAGGAATTGAGAAACTGATGGAAACTATCTCAGAATGCTTGAAAAACATGAAACAAAACTCAAATGAAGTAGATGCATGTGTTCTTGGACTATCTGGAGCGGGTTTTTCCAAAAAAAGTTGCGATAAATTATGTGAACTGATGAAGTCAGTTATACCCGCAAGAAAGCTTATGGTTGTGAATGATTGTTTAATTGCCTTAATGGGCTCATTGGGACATATTAGAAAATCCGGTGCAATAATCGTTGCTGGCACTGGTTCAATGATCGTTGGTATAGATGAAAATGGTAATATTTATAGAGCAGGAGGATGGGGCCACATAATAGGTGACATATGGAGCGCCTATGGAATAGCCTTTGAAGCCGTTAAAGAAGTAATGAGATACTGGGAAAACAGAGGTGAATTTACCGACCTTGTACAGTATGTAGAAGAAATCCTAAACCTTCATTGCGTAGACGATGTATTGAGATATTTCTATGTTGACAAACATCCCAAAAGTCATCTTGCTTCTTTTGCACCGTTTGTTCTGAAATGTGCTCGTGAGAATGATCATGTAGCCAGAATGATTGTACAAAGGAGTGTTGAAGAACTCATTAACGCCACTGAATCCATTTTAAAATCGATTCACAGCGACTTTCTATCTTATACCGGAGGGCTTTTTGAAGAACCATATTTTTTCAATTCTGTACAGGAATCTGTGAAAAGAAATTTTGGTATCTCACTTCAAGAACCATATCTCCCTCCCGTTGGCGGAGCGCTGATGATGGCAATAAAGCTAATATCTTCAGTCAAAAATGAGGTTGTCCAGAATTTGAGAGATCAGTTTAGGAACAATTAA
- a CDS encoding carbohydrate ABC transporter permease yields MRRQNRWALLVKYILVIPACAFTLLPLLWVIVRSIEPDTGIESYSFMPRAITFDNYSAAWNYPRVIDEDVTLGTMLLNSLFVAITVTIVSILFDSMAGYALARKNFWGKKILFWLALSTLMIPFYTVAIPMYIIVIRMGMYDSLSSLIVPFTASGFGVFMFRQAFLSIPLDFEQAARVDGANDFFIYWRIMLPMVKPTIATMIVFKVLWSWGQFFWPLLVIQDYSKMPINLGLAMFRGHNITRWGLLCAGMVVATIPILIVFLMCQKWYVEGLSGGLKG; encoded by the coding sequence GTGAGAAGACAAAATCGATGGGCGTTGTTGGTTAAATATATTCTTGTTATACCCGCATGCGCCTTTACACTTCTACCGCTTTTATGGGTAATTGTAAGATCTATAGAACCAGATACAGGTATAGAATCTTATTCATTCATGCCAAGAGCAATCACTTTTGATAATTACAGTGCCGCATGGAACTATCCAAGGGTGATAGATGAAGATGTTACCCTTGGCACTATGCTTTTGAATAGTTTATTTGTAGCGATAACAGTGACAATTGTGAGCATTTTATTTGATTCTATGGCTGGGTACGCTTTAGCGCGGAAAAACTTTTGGGGAAAGAAGATACTTTTTTGGCTGGCTTTGTCAACACTAATGATACCGTTCTATACAGTTGCAATACCGATGTATATAATAGTTATCCGCATGGGTATGTACGACTCGTTGTCATCACTTATAGTTCCTTTCACAGCAAGTGGATTTGGCGTATTCATGTTCAGACAGGCTTTTCTATCTATTCCGCTTGATTTTGAACAAGCAGCCAGAGTTGACGGTGCAAATGATTTCTTCATTTACTGGAGAATCATGTTGCCAATGGTGAAACCAACCATTGCAACCATGATAGTCTTCAAAGTTCTGTGGTCGTGGGGTCAATTTTTCTGGCCATTGTTGGTAATCCAAGATTATTCGAAGATGCCAATCAATTTAGGACTCGCTATGTTTAGAGGTCATAATATTACAAGATGGGGTCTATTGTGTGCAGGAATGGTTGTAGCAACTATACCGATTTTGATCGTTTTCTTGATGTGTCAAAAATGGTATGTAGAAGGACTAAGCGGTGGCCTAAAGGGATGA
- a CDS encoding carbohydrate ABC transporter permease: protein MRKKLRENLIAYTFCAPAYIVFTVFLFIPIVWVVILSFKEFSIITFNSAEFVGLKNYTKLLKDQVFLRSILNTLYFTILYVPGNTILGLIFALLLNKPFKGRNFFRLALFIPNIISMVVVSIIWSLIFSSSTTGIANKLLVTLHLKPIEWLSDYRYALIAVGIVLIWSGFGYRMLIFLAGLQNIPDELYEAAALDGASKWQITFKITLPLLRPTTFFVITTSLINSFQVFTPIYIMTGGGPGYSTTTIVNYLYTKGFSEFQMGYASAISVILLIIIMVLTFIQRKIGREDLIF, encoded by the coding sequence GTGAGAAAAAAATTGAGAGAAAATCTGATCGCTTATACTTTTTGTGCACCTGCATATATTGTTTTTACTGTTTTTCTCTTTATCCCCATTGTATGGGTGGTAATTTTGAGCTTCAAAGAATTCAGTATAATAACATTTAATTCTGCGGAATTTGTTGGATTGAAAAATTATACTAAATTGTTGAAAGATCAAGTATTTCTTAGATCCATTCTTAATACTCTGTACTTCACGATTTTATATGTTCCTGGTAACACCATCTTGGGACTCATCTTTGCTCTTTTGTTGAACAAACCATTTAAAGGTAGAAATTTCTTCAGACTTGCTTTGTTTATTCCAAATATTATTTCAATGGTGGTTGTGAGCATAATATGGTCACTGATCTTTTCTTCAAGTACGACAGGCATAGCAAACAAACTGCTGGTCACGTTACATTTGAAGCCCATAGAGTGGCTAAGTGATTACAGATATGCTTTGATTGCTGTTGGTATAGTCCTTATCTGGAGTGGATTTGGATACAGAATGCTCATCTTTCTGGCTGGACTTCAAAATATCCCAGATGAACTCTATGAAGCAGCAGCGCTGGACGGTGCTTCGAAGTGGCAAATCACATTTAAGATAACTTTACCACTCTTGAGGCCGACCACTTTTTTTGTGATCACAACCTCATTGATAAATTCTTTCCAAGTTTTCACACCCATCTACATAATGACAGGTGGAGGACCAGGGTATTCAACAACAACAATAGTTAATTATCTGTACACAAAAGGATTCAGCGAATTTCAAATGGGTTATGCATCAGCAATCAGTGTTATATTACTCATTATCATCATGGTATTAACTTTCATTCAAAGAAAAATCGGTAGGGAAGACCTTATTTTTTAG
- a CDS encoding ABC transporter substrate-binding protein yields MRKLFVLSVVFLTLTICLATEVTFWFAGGDPQLDLPVVKKHIKAFEEATGIKVNLVVIPWAEDPHTKLDVAIMSGKAPDLAKVGSPREHALAWSKSIEPLEKYLPQDFLKAFPESVLLGSTYKMNKPKEMSGKIVGIPYFCHTRVVLYRKDILAERGLPEPSPNWTWNDFLEYAKRLTFDRDNDGQIDVYGFGASAQYAYQLMIWVWQAGGHMINENGAPAITTDAFRKGAKFFVDLFKTYKVVQPGAVNANLADVRRQLVAGQVAMYIDTGDAGTALRKELGDKVGAVVLPTNPETGKKTSYYGADVFVIPSSAKHKEEAAKLLMWLCSKENMLEYCNVAGFIPSRSDSAELYVADDEIMKAFDEQMSDSRPWVEHPEYSAFTRIIRAAIQDVLSDKISLESGLERAQKELESHLKDKGYTW; encoded by the coding sequence ATGAGAAAGCTTTTTGTTTTATCGGTAGTGTTCCTGACCTTAACGATCTGTTTAGCAACCGAAGTGACGTTTTGGTTTGCCGGGGGAGACCCACAACTCGACCTTCCGGTCGTAAAGAAACATATAAAGGCATTTGAGGAAGCTACAGGTATTAAAGTCAACTTAGTGGTAATTCCGTGGGCAGAAGATCCACACACAAAACTCGATGTTGCAATAATGTCAGGTAAGGCACCAGATCTGGCAAAAGTAGGATCACCACGTGAACATGCATTAGCTTGGTCGAAATCGATCGAACCTCTTGAGAAGTATTTACCGCAAGATTTTCTAAAGGCTTTCCCGGAATCAGTCCTTTTAGGAAGCACTTACAAAATGAACAAACCAAAAGAAATGAGTGGAAAAATTGTAGGTATCCCATATTTTTGTCATACACGTGTTGTCCTTTACAGGAAAGATATTCTTGCAGAAAGAGGGTTACCAGAACCATCACCCAACTGGACTTGGAATGATTTTCTTGAATATGCAAAACGCTTGACCTTTGATAGAGACAACGATGGGCAAATTGATGTGTATGGTTTTGGGGCATCTGCTCAGTACGCATATCAATTGATGATTTGGGTATGGCAAGCTGGTGGACATATGATAAACGAGAATGGCGCCCCAGCTATTACAACTGACGCATTTCGGAAGGGTGCAAAATTTTTTGTAGATTTGTTCAAAACATACAAAGTCGTTCAACCAGGAGCTGTGAATGCTAATCTGGCTGATGTTCGTCGACAGCTTGTAGCTGGTCAAGTAGCAATGTACATCGATACAGGTGATGCAGGGACAGCATTGAGAAAAGAACTCGGTGACAAAGTTGGTGCTGTTGTATTGCCAACCAACCCAGAGACTGGTAAAAAAACTTCCTATTACGGTGCCGATGTGTTTGTCATACCCTCATCTGCAAAACACAAAGAAGAGGCAGCAAAACTTTTAATGTGGTTATGCAGCAAAGAAAATATGCTGGAATATTGTAATGTTGCGGGATTTATTCCTTCAAGGTCAGATTCTGCTGAATTGTATGTTGCCGACGATGAAATAATGAAGGCTTTCGATGAACAGATGTCTGATTCGAGACCATGGGTTGAACATCCAGAATATTCTGCTTTCACAAGAATAATAAGAGCAGCAATCCAAGATGTACTTTCCGACAAAATATCGTTAGAAAGCGGATTAGAAAGGGCACAAAAAGAACTTGAGTCACATTTGAAAGATAAAGGTTACACTTGGTGA